From the Selenomonas timonae genome, one window contains:
- a CDS encoding TrkH family potassium uptake protein — translation MNIYTVNYILSRLSFAMAAALVIPLVLAIAGDEPSREAFMLSVLVSAFAGVGFRRYGRRAEELTAREGIAITAFGWFTGTFLGMLPYLLGNYLGFLDALFESISGFTGTGATVFASLGSLPYSVLFWRMMTAWIGGLGIIVIFIALLPQSGASTIYMYNAEGAGPTTDRVMPRLRDMTMALFKIYLVFTAVTTGIFMLCGVDFSVAVTHAMSTIGTCGFSTYDDSTMHFHSLAFELWTALFMFLAGGSFSLYYRAWVKGPSVILRNTEFRTYLSMILIAILLIALNLIIEMGMDTGMAARAAVFQATSVSTTGFVSADFETWPTFSKLLLLLLMLIGGCAGSTASGIKVARIILLVRNARAVILQKLNPHRVIDISLGGVHVDSAMLLRVGTFFFLYLAIIFVTAFLLTMDGLLPFDAVAIAITTLGNIGPAFGIVSATSTYAPLSDFVKAVLCLSMLLGRLEIFTLLILLRPSFWRKTKRW, via the coding sequence ATGAATATCTACACAGTCAACTACATTCTGTCGCGCCTCTCGTTTGCAATGGCGGCGGCACTTGTGATTCCGCTCGTCCTTGCCATTGCAGGCGATGAGCCGAGCCGCGAGGCGTTCATGCTCTCTGTCCTCGTCAGTGCATTCGCGGGCGTCGGCTTCCGCCGCTACGGACGGCGCGCCGAGGAGCTGACGGCGCGCGAAGGCATTGCCATCACGGCATTTGGATGGTTCACGGGCACATTTCTCGGGATGCTCCCCTATCTGCTCGGCAATTATCTCGGCTTTCTTGACGCGCTGTTTGAAAGCATCTCCGGCTTTACAGGGACAGGCGCAACCGTATTTGCTTCGCTCGGCAGTCTCCCGTACAGCGTCCTCTTCTGGCGCATGATGACGGCGTGGATCGGCGGTCTCGGCATCATCGTCATCTTCATCGCGCTCCTACCGCAGTCGGGTGCGAGCACGATTTATATGTACAACGCCGAGGGCGCGGGACCGACGACAGACCGCGTGATGCCGCGCCTGCGCGATATGACGATGGCTCTCTTTAAGATCTACCTCGTGTTTACGGCGGTGACGACGGGCATCTTCATGCTTTGCGGCGTGGATTTCTCCGTCGCCGTCACGCACGCGATGTCCACCATCGGAACGTGCGGCTTCTCGACCTATGACGACAGCACGATGCACTTTCACAGCCTCGCATTCGAGCTGTGGACAGCGCTCTTTATGTTCCTCGCAGGCGGCAGCTTTTCGCTCTACTACCGTGCGTGGGTCAAGGGGCCGTCCGTCATTCTGCGCAACACAGAGTTCCGCACCTATCTCTCGATGATCCTCATTGCGATCCTGCTCATCGCCCTGAACCTCATCATCGAGATGGGGATGGATACGGGCATGGCTGCGCGCGCCGCAGTCTTTCAGGCGACATCGGTCTCGACGACGGGCTTTGTCTCGGCGGATTTTGAAACGTGGCCGACGTTCTCGAAGCTCTTGCTGCTCCTCCTCATGCTCATCGGCGGCTGCGCCGGTTCGACCGCGAGCGGCATCAAGGTCGCGCGCATCATTCTCCTCGTGCGGAATGCGCGCGCCGTCATCCTGCAAAAGCTGAACCCGCACCGCGTCATTGACATCTCTCTCGGCGGTGTGCACGTGGACAGCGCCATGCTCCTACGCGTGGGAACATTCTTCTTCCTCTATCTCGCGATTATCTTTGTGACGGCATTCCTCCTCACGATGGACGGGCTGCTGCCGTTCGACGCAGTCGCCATCGCCATCACAACGCTCGGCAACATCGGCCCCGCCTTCGGCATCGTGAGCGCAACCTCAACCTATGCGCCGCTCTCGGACTTCGTAAAGGCGGTTCTCTGCCTCTCCATGCTCCTCGGCCGCCTCGAGATCTTCACACTGCTCATCCTCCTGCGCCCCTCGTTCTGGCGCAAGACAAAGCGGTGGTGA
- a CDS encoding Crp/Fnr family transcriptional regulator: protein MKAHIVEDRHFRDYIDQFDLWNGLTAAQRDKLISDTRFVRYKKGASVHRGALERAGTLHIISGTLRVYILSEEGREFTLYFLRDGDVALLASTSFLGTISYDIAIDATKNTELFVSDTETVREILCANVEVRAHAYERAVVRLSEMLWKFRQMLFTSAERRLAKFLLTESARTAGDEIRLTHEETAQYLGTAREVVSRLMRDFSQEGLVQTSRGCIHILNRAALKERAGA from the coding sequence ATGAAGGCGCATATTGTGGAAGACCGTCATTTTCGGGATTATATCGATCAATTTGATCTCTGGAATGGGCTTACTGCTGCGCAGCGGGATAAGCTGATCTCGGATACGCGTTTCGTCCGCTATAAAAAGGGGGCGTCTGTTCATCGCGGTGCGCTTGAACGCGCGGGAACGCTGCATATCATATCCGGTACGCTGCGCGTCTACATCCTCTCGGAGGAGGGGCGCGAGTTCACGCTCTACTTTCTGCGTGACGGAGATGTTGCCCTTCTTGCAAGTACGTCCTTTCTGGGAACCATTTCTTACGACATCGCTATTGATGCGACCAAGAATACGGAGCTCTTTGTCTCGGATACAGAGACCGTGCGGGAAATTCTCTGTGCAAATGTCGAAGTGCGTGCGCATGCCTATGAGCGCGCCGTTGTGCGCCTGTCCGAAATGCTGTGGAAATTCCGGCAGATGCTCTTCACTTCGGCTGAGCGGCGGCTTGCTAAATTCCTGCTCACAGAGTCGGCGCGTACGGCGGGCGATGAGATCCGCCTGACCCATGAGGAGACGGCGCAGTATCTCGGTACGGCTCGTGAGGTCGTCAGTCGCCTCATGCGCGATTTCAGTCAGGAGGGCTTGGTGCAGACCTCCAGAGGCTGCATCCACATCTTGAACCGTGCGGCACTTAAGGAGCGTGCAGGCGCCTGA
- the cysE gene encoding serine O-acetyltransferase has translation MFARIKRDIRVVFERDPAARSTIEVLLCYGGLHAIWLHRIAHALYQRGWVLIPRLISNFGRLLTGIEIHPGATIGEGLFIDHGTGIVIGETAELGRNVTLYQGVTLGGTGKEKGKRHPTLGNNVVVASGAKVLGSFTVGDHAKIGAGSVVLRPVPAHATVVGIPGRIVVMNGQRVRTEAEFHRARELSLECEESAEELASELDVDLDHDMLPDPEAEMIEQMRQEIEALKSRLSELEQRK, from the coding sequence ATGTTCGCGAGGATAAAGCGTGATATCCGCGTTGTCTTTGAGCGCGACCCTGCGGCGCGCAGTACGATTGAGGTGCTGCTCTGTTACGGCGGGCTGCACGCCATCTGGCTGCACCGCATTGCGCATGCGCTGTATCAACGCGGCTGGGTGCTCATCCCTCGACTGATCTCCAACTTCGGACGTCTCCTGACGGGCATTGAGATCCATCCGGGCGCGACGATCGGCGAAGGCCTCTTCATCGACCACGGCACGGGCATCGTTATCGGCGAGACGGCGGAGCTCGGCAGGAATGTCACGCTCTATCAAGGCGTGACGCTTGGCGGTACGGGCAAGGAGAAGGGCAAGCGTCACCCGACACTCGGCAATAATGTCGTCGTCGCCTCGGGCGCAAAGGTGCTCGGCTCGTTCACCGTCGGCGATCATGCGAAGATCGGCGCCGGCTCCGTTGTGCTGAGACCTGTGCCCGCGCACGCAACCGTCGTCGGTATTCCGGGGCGCATCGTTGTCATGAATGGGCAGCGCGTGCGCACGGAAGCGGAGTTCCACCGTGCGCGCGAACTATCACTCGAATGTGAGGAGAGTGCGGAGGAGCTTGCGAGCGAGCTGGATGTCGACCTCGATCACGATATGCTGCCCGATCCAGAGGCAGAGATGATCGAGCAGATGCGGCAGGAGATTGAGGCGCTGAAGTCACGCCTCTCGGAACTGGAACAACGGAAATAG
- a CDS encoding acetate and sugar kinases/Hsc70/actin family protein, producing MARKEVQAAVRPVLMRSLHLKKDAFRQFFYESSLRFGQQIGRDIAELKDETASIVNKKYMFSLATEKSGAQSFLKWIADEFNAEDVSHEQEERLRRLVAEYPKIRSYIRIEEDQLLFDHNRFAEDVVAGRFKETIFGITFDIQSVIETAINTGSVALDFSIEPFKKALLYTDHVRANIQPYAERLLTDMSLGHWDLYEELTEEGREDSVCLRLPPTDFLVARPPQMDVIMNGTCAIDFGTRSTVVVCRDREARLLRIGKGDYENEPTIQDYENPTAIELIDIEKFKQLYRAREGRPYTEWAQVTASHQAADAIFERQSTEGIAVYYSVFSELKRWTRDTANSPILKDRRGYIQEVKPYAETQPLDAGGFDPIEIYAYYLGLYINNMHRNIYLDYILSFPVGYEKSVREHIRMSFERGLRKTLPKALLDDPEMMRRFRVYDGANEPAAYAISALEAYGLEPKRVGEEVAYGVFDFGGGTTDFDFGVEYVPENGRRKFVIEQFGFGSDMYLGGENILELLAYEVFKDNLAEMRQHKITFALPPESETFAGAEALVRETRDAASHLNNKILAERLRPFWERREGYEEFAAGDSFDTKITLFSSEKTGNAGNRAEISLHIDVRKLERTLEDRIRRGVENFFQAMAAAFKGRDVRQIHIFLAGNSCKAPMVRKLFDEYIARQIKALHQLTPDHPADKTDAAGKKPEANAKAFPTQSKDAPFRLYLPLGMEDEEKEKKLLHDGFDRLRTGKTGVAFGLLRCRKGGKDVKIINKNVDEHDELLFPYFLGSLNERGCFKVDIDARVDYGVWTYFTYADEDEFELYYTQEPRALKGHMKAAEVRMVRCMIDDADVSDDDEVGVYIRKKSPNTIEYTVATEKSLAAKTYKGTIYTVRLG from the coding sequence ATGGCGCGAAAAGAGGTGCAGGCAGCGGTACGCCCGGTGCTCATGCGCAGCTTACATTTGAAAAAAGATGCGTTCCGGCAGTTTTTCTATGAGAGTTCGCTTCGTTTCGGGCAGCAGATCGGTAGGGATATTGCAGAGCTGAAGGATGAGACGGCCTCCATCGTCAACAAGAAGTATATGTTCTCGCTCGCGACGGAGAAGAGCGGCGCACAGAGTTTCCTGAAGTGGATTGCAGATGAATTCAATGCAGAGGATGTCTCGCATGAGCAGGAGGAGCGCCTGCGCCGCCTCGTCGCGGAGTATCCGAAGATTCGCTCCTACATCCGCATTGAGGAGGATCAGCTCCTCTTCGATCACAATCGCTTTGCCGAGGATGTTGTAGCAGGGCGGTTCAAGGAGACGATCTTCGGCATCACCTTCGATATTCAGAGTGTGATCGAAACGGCGATCAATACGGGCTCGGTGGCACTTGACTTCTCCATTGAGCCATTTAAAAAAGCACTCCTGTATACGGATCATGTGCGGGCAAACATTCAGCCCTATGCGGAGCGCCTCCTGACGGATATGAGCCTCGGGCATTGGGATCTCTATGAAGAACTGACGGAAGAGGGGCGTGAGGACAGTGTCTGCCTGCGTCTGCCGCCGACGGATTTCCTCGTGGCACGCCCGCCGCAGATGGATGTCATCATGAACGGCACCTGCGCTATTGACTTTGGTACGCGCAGCACAGTTGTCGTCTGTCGTGACCGCGAGGCGCGCCTTCTGCGCATTGGCAAGGGGGACTACGAGAACGAGCCGACGATTCAGGACTATGAGAACCCGACGGCAATCGAGCTGATCGATATCGAGAAGTTCAAGCAGCTCTATCGCGCGCGCGAGGGGCGTCCCTACACGGAGTGGGCACAGGTGACGGCGTCCCATCAGGCGGCGGATGCGATCTTTGAGCGCCAGTCCACGGAGGGGATTGCCGTCTACTACTCCGTGTTCAGCGAGCTCAAGCGCTGGACGCGTGACACGGCGAACTCACCGATCCTCAAGGACAGGCGCGGCTACATCCAGGAGGTCAAGCCGTATGCGGAGACGCAGCCGCTCGATGCGGGCGGGTTTGACCCGATTGAGATCTATGCCTACTATCTTGGTCTCTATATCAACAATATGCACCGCAACATCTATCTCGACTACATCCTCTCCTTCCCTGTGGGGTATGAGAAGAGCGTACGTGAGCATATCCGCATGAGCTTCGAGCGCGGTCTCAGAAAGACACTGCCGAAGGCTCTGCTGGACGATCCCGAGATGATGCGGCGCTTCCGTGTCTACGACGGCGCGAATGAGCCGGCGGCATATGCGATCAGCGCACTCGAGGCATACGGGCTCGAGCCGAAGCGCGTGGGAGAGGAAGTCGCGTACGGCGTCTTCGACTTCGGTGGCGGCACAACCGACTTTGACTTTGGAGTGGAGTATGTGCCCGAGAACGGGCGGCGCAAATTCGTCATCGAGCAGTTTGGTTTCGGCAGCGACATGTATCTCGGCGGCGAGAACATCCTCGAGCTGCTCGCCTACGAGGTGTTCAAGGACAATCTCGCGGAGATGCGTCAGCACAAGATCACCTTTGCCCTGCCGCCCGAGAGCGAGACCTTTGCAGGGGCGGAGGCGCTCGTGCGTGAGACCCGTGACGCGGCCTCGCATCTCAACAACAAGATCCTCGCCGAGCGCCTGCGTCCCTTCTGGGAGCGGCGTGAGGGCTATGAGGAGTTTGCAGCGGGGGACAGCTTCGATACGAAGATCACGCTGTTCTCCTCAGAGAAGACGGGAAACGCGGGGAACCGCGCAGAGATCAGCCTGCATATTGACGTGCGCAAACTGGAGCGGACACTTGAGGATCGCATTCGCCGTGGTGTTGAGAATTTCTTCCAGGCGATGGCGGCGGCCTTCAAGGGGCGCGATGTGCGCCAGATCCACATCTTCCTCGCTGGCAACTCCTGCAAGGCGCCGATGGTGCGCAAGCTCTTCGATGAGTATATCGCACGTCAGATTAAGGCACTGCATCAACTGACGCCCGATCATCCCGCCGACAAGACGGATGCGGCGGGCAAGAAGCCGGAGGCAAATGCCAAGGCGTTTCCCACACAGAGCAAGGATGCACCATTCCGTCTCTATCTGCCGCTTGGCATGGAGGATGAGGAGAAGGAGAAAAAGCTTCTTCACGACGGCTTTGACCGTCTACGCACGGGCAAGACGGGTGTTGCGTTTGGACTCCTGCGCTGCCGCAAGGGCGGAAAGGATGTCAAGATCATCAACAAGAATGTGGACGAGCACGATGAACTCCTCTTCCCGTATTTCCTCGGCAGCCTGAACGAGCGCGGCTGCTTCAAGGTGGACATCGATGCGCGCGTCGACTACGGCGTGTGGACGTACTTCACCTACGCGGATGAGGATGAATTCGAGCTCTACTATACGCAGGAGCCACGCGCGCTGAAGGGGCATATGAAGGCTGCAGAGGTGCGCATGGTGCGCTGCATGATCGACGATGCGGACGTGAGCGACGATGATGAGGTCGGCGTCTACATCCGCAAGAAGTCTCCGAATACGATCGAATACACCGTTGCCACGGAGAAATCTCTGGCGGCAAAGACCTACAAGGGGACGATCTACACAGTCCGTCTTGGTTGA
- the thyX gene encoding FAD-dependent thymidylate synthase: MEIKLISKTPNYLKTCWTAARTCYSADSPIELLAEEKTEEEMLRLLERIMTSKHLSVVEHCSMTFAVKDVSRTLLAQYSRHRIGVSLSVQSQRYVSEQSAKQADGLFGHVIPETIAANEEAYERYMACMREIQTAYDDLLALGVAKQDARFVLPGGACTNFVTTLNLRSFMDVYEKRVLTPGAQWEIKEMMLCMRDLIVAEEPWLTRFIPRG; this comes from the coding sequence ATGGAAATTAAACTGATCTCAAAGACACCGAACTACCTCAAAACCTGCTGGACGGCGGCGCGGACGTGCTACAGCGCGGATTCGCCGATCGAACTGCTCGCCGAGGAGAAGACTGAGGAGGAGATGCTGCGCCTCCTTGAACGCATCATGACGAGCAAGCATCTCTCGGTTGTGGAACACTGCTCCATGACGTTTGCCGTCAAGGACGTGTCACGCACCCTGCTCGCGCAGTACAGCCGCCATCGCATCGGCGTGTCTCTCAGCGTGCAGAGTCAGCGCTATGTCTCCGAGCAGTCCGCAAAGCAGGCGGACGGGCTGTTTGGTCATGTCATCCCGGAGACCATCGCCGCAAATGAGGAGGCATATGAGCGCTATATGGCGTGCATGCGCGAGATTCAGACGGCGTACGACGATCTGCTCGCGCTTGGCGTTGCAAAGCAGGATGCGCGCTTCGTTTTGCCGGGCGGGGCGTGCACGAATTTCGTCACGACGCTCAACCTGCGCTCCTTTATGGACGTGTATGAAAAGCGTGTGCTGACGCCTGGCGCACAGTGGGAGATCAAGGAGATGATGCTCTGTATGCGCGATCTGATCGTTGCAGAGGAGCCGTGGCTCACGCGATTCATCCCGCGCGGCTGA
- a CDS encoding NAD(P)/FAD-dependent oxidoreductase produces MHVIIIGSGPAGISAALYARRGGADVTVITKGTGGLAAAEWVENYYGFAEPISGAELEQRGIAGAKRLGVRFETDEVLAILPADGGKGFCLETVRAAYDADAVILAAGVPRKTLSIPGLREFEGRGVSYCAICDAFFYRGKRVAVIGAGDYALHEAEILRPHAAQLSLLTNGEEPSVVVPDGISVHTQKIVRIEGVRRVQRIVFDDDTAMDVDGIFMAIGTAGSMELARKLGVVLSDGKIVVGEHMETNVPGVYAAGDCTGGLLQIAKAVYEGAEAGLAAVRYLRKG; encoded by the coding sequence ATGCACGTCATCATCATCGGTTCCGGTCCTGCGGGTATATCTGCCGCCCTCTATGCGCGGCGCGGCGGTGCGGATGTGACCGTCATCACGAAGGGGACGGGCGGGCTCGCTGCTGCGGAGTGGGTTGAGAACTACTACGGCTTTGCTGAGCCGATCTCCGGCGCAGAGCTAGAGCAGCGTGGAATTGCGGGAGCAAAGCGTCTTGGTGTCCGCTTTGAGACGGATGAGGTGCTTGCGATCCTGCCTGCGGACGGGGGGAAGGGCTTTTGCCTTGAGACGGTTCGCGCTGCGTACGACGCGGATGCTGTGATCCTTGCAGCAGGTGTTCCGCGCAAGACACTCTCCATCCCGGGACTCAGAGAGTTCGAGGGTCGCGGTGTCAGCTACTGCGCGATCTGTGATGCCTTCTTTTATCGCGGCAAACGCGTTGCTGTGATCGGCGCGGGGGACTATGCCCTACATGAGGCGGAGATCCTGCGACCTCATGCTGCACAGCTTTCCCTGCTGACCAATGGGGAGGAACCATCCGTTGTGGTTCCGGACGGAATTTCCGTACATACGCAGAAGATTGTACGCATCGAGGGGGTACGCCGCGTGCAGCGCATCGTCTTCGATGATGATACGGCCATGGATGTGGATGGCATTTTCATGGCGATTGGGACGGCGGGGAGCATGGAGCTGGCGCGCAAACTTGGCGTCGTGCTCAGTGACGGGAAAATTGTTGTGGGCGAGCATATGGAGACGAATGTCCCCGGCGTCTATGCGGCGGGAGATTGTACGGGCGGCCTCCTGCAAATTGCAAAGGCGGTCTATGAGGGCGCTGAGGCGGGGCTTGCCGCCGTGCGGTATCTGCGTAAGGGATAG
- a CDS encoding NYN domain-containing protein has product MARQRESEYYLIDGYNVINAWPELIRLRGNLDEARDVLVHILTEYGAFENYEMTVVFDAFFTEDDEHELQITDRMKVIYTGAGETADSCIERLAYTAVRAGREVHVVTSDGAEQSVILGAGAYRITSPELRRSVKKSKKQMKAEYIGAHTQSLGRIEVHERLDRDTLARLEEMRRKK; this is encoded by the coding sequence ATGGCTAGGCAGCGGGAGTCCGAGTACTACCTCATCGACGGATACAACGTCATCAACGCGTGGCCGGAGCTGATCCGCCTGCGCGGCAACCTCGACGAGGCGCGCGATGTCCTCGTGCACATCCTTACGGAGTACGGTGCGTTTGAAAACTACGAGATGACCGTTGTCTTCGATGCGTTCTTCACCGAGGACGATGAGCACGAGCTGCAGATCACCGATCGCATGAAGGTGATCTACACGGGGGCGGGTGAGACGGCGGACAGCTGTATCGAGCGTCTTGCGTATACGGCGGTGCGTGCGGGGCGTGAGGTGCACGTCGTTACCTCCGACGGCGCGGAGCAGAGCGTCATCCTCGGCGCGGGTGCCTACCGCATCACCTCGCCCGAGCTGCGCCGCTCCGTGAAAAAGTCGAAGAAGCAGATGAAGGCGGAATATATCGGCGCGCATACGCAGTCGCTCGGGCGGATTGAAGTTCATGAGCGGCTTGACCGTGATACCCTCGCGCGGCTTGAGGAAATGAGACGAAAAAAATAA
- the cysS gene encoding cysteine--tRNA ligase yields MLTVYNTMTRKKEEFHPLRAGEVSIYCCGVTPYNDPHIGNARPFVTWDVIRRYLARKGYAVRYIQNFTDVDDKIINAANREGVTWKEISDRYIAAYFKAMDALNVRRADVFPRVSETMEDIIRMIETLIARGYAYVTEAGDVYYRVEAFAHYGRLSGRSLEDMEAGARVEVNETKEHPMDFALWKAAKLGEPSWESPWGAGRPGWHIECSAMSVKYLGEVFDFHGGGNDLIFPHHENEIAQAEPCIDGDEKFARYWLHNGFITIDNEKMSKSKNNFFTVKDILKEFPGEVIRFFILQTHYRSPLDFSDERLREAQTALERLRNANAVIADLAKHEGASDTAAELAAQAETFLRDFDAAMDDDFNTALAISQMFGLAKEINRYHQEVERGVAFDAANFKKAADAYHAMAEIIGIFEQEEAAADDGLVDALMELIIGIRQEARAAKNWAVADKIRDGLKEAGVVLEDTPTGVRWKRA; encoded by the coding sequence ATGCTTACCGTTTACAATACAATGACGCGAAAAAAGGAAGAATTTCACCCACTGCGTGCGGGCGAGGTCAGCATCTACTGCTGCGGCGTGACGCCATACAACGATCCGCATATCGGGAACGCACGTCCCTTCGTCACATGGGATGTCATCCGCCGCTATTTGGCGCGCAAAGGCTATGCGGTGCGCTACATCCAGAACTTCACGGATGTGGACGATAAGATCATCAATGCCGCGAACCGCGAGGGCGTGACGTGGAAGGAGATCTCCGACCGCTATATCGCTGCCTATTTCAAGGCGATGGATGCCCTGAATGTGCGCCGCGCTGATGTCTTCCCGCGCGTCTCCGAGACGATGGAAGACATCATCCGCATGATCGAGACGCTGATTGCGCGCGGCTATGCGTACGTGACCGAGGCGGGCGATGTCTACTACCGCGTGGAGGCGTTCGCACATTACGGCCGCCTCAGCGGGCGCAGCCTCGAGGATATGGAAGCGGGTGCACGCGTCGAGGTCAACGAGACGAAGGAGCATCCGATGGACTTTGCCCTCTGGAAGGCGGCAAAGCTGGGCGAACCCTCGTGGGAGAGTCCGTGGGGCGCGGGACGTCCCGGCTGGCACATCGAGTGCTCGGCAATGTCCGTGAAATACCTCGGCGAGGTGTTTGATTTCCACGGCGGCGGCAACGATCTCATCTTCCCGCATCACGAGAACGAGATTGCACAGGCGGAGCCGTGCATCGACGGCGACGAGAAATTTGCACGCTACTGGCTGCACAATGGCTTTATCACGATCGACAACGAGAAGATGTCGAAGTCGAAGAACAATTTCTTCACGGTCAAGGACATCCTCAAGGAGTTCCCGGGCGAGGTCATCCGCTTCTTTATTTTGCAGACGCATTACCGCAGTCCGCTCGATTTCAGCGACGAGCGTTTGCGTGAGGCGCAGACGGCGCTCGAGCGTCTGCGCAACGCAAATGCCGTGATTGCAGACCTCGCGAAGCACGAGGGCGCATCGGATACGGCGGCGGAGCTTGCGGCACAGGCGGAGACATTCCTGCGCGACTTCGATGCGGCGATGGACGACGACTTCAATACAGCGCTTGCGATCAGTCAGATGTTCGGCCTTGCAAAGGAGATCAACCGCTACCATCAGGAGGTGGAGCGCGGTGTAGCATTCGATGCGGCGAACTTCAAGAAAGCGGCAGACGCCTATCATGCGATGGCGGAGATCATCGGGATCTTCGAGCAGGAGGAGGCGGCTGCGGACGATGGACTGGTGGACGCCCTCATGGAGCTCATCATCGGCATTCGGCAGGAGGCGCGCGCAGCAAAGAATTGGGCAGTTGCGGACAAAATCCGCGATGGGCTCAAGGAGGCGGGTGTTGTACTTGAGGACACGCCGACGGGCGTGCGCTGGAAGAGAGCGTAG
- a CDS encoding Mini-ribonuclease 3, giving the protein MKFERFQQLVRMMFLPDEAGNIRTRYEDVDAASVHPLVLAYVGDAYFHLYVRMRLLSYEQAQVQALHAFSAQIVSALWQARAYRGISEMLTEEEQTIYRRARNTKSHAPRSASVADYHTSTGFEALLGSLYIRGERERLEEITEAAFQIIAKEMMENIQREQHDGN; this is encoded by the coding sequence GTGAAGTTTGAACGGTTTCAGCAGCTCGTGCGCATGATGTTCCTGCCCGATGAGGCGGGGAATATCCGCACACGCTACGAGGATGTGGATGCCGCGAGCGTGCATCCGCTCGTCCTCGCCTATGTGGGCGATGCCTATTTTCACCTCTACGTGCGCATGCGGCTCCTCTCGTACGAACAGGCACAGGTGCAGGCACTCCACGCGTTCAGCGCCCAGATCGTCTCAGCACTCTGGCAGGCACGCGCCTATCGCGGCATTTCGGAGATGCTCACGGAGGAGGAGCAGACGATCTACCGCCGCGCGCGCAACACGAAGAGCCACGCACCGCGCAGTGCGTCCGTAGCCGATTATCACACGAGCACGGGCTTTGAGGCGCTGCTCGGCAGCCTCTACATTCGCGGAGAGCGGGAGAGGCTCGAGGAGATTACGGAGGCGGCATTTCAGATCATCGCAAAAGAGATGATGGAGAATATTCAGCGGGAGCAACATGATGGAAATTAA
- a CDS encoding late competence development ComFB family protein — MQHLPFKNYMEDAVAYMLNRLAPQYPEICMCDRCRTDMMMIALNNLPPRYVSTHKGDVLQRVEGMELQYEVEVLTETMRAMQIVGGQPHHGRNEEGLRQ; from the coding sequence ATGCAGCACTTGCCTTTTAAGAACTATATGGAGGATGCCGTTGCATATATGCTGAATCGCCTCGCGCCGCAGTATCCCGAAATCTGCATGTGTGATCGCTGTCGTACGGATATGATGATGATTGCGCTGAACAACCTCCCGCCGCGCTATGTCTCCACACATAAGGGCGATGTCCTGCAGCGCGTTGAGGGCATGGAACTCCAGTATGAGGTGGAGGTGCTGACCGAGACCATGCGCGCAATGCAGATTGTCGGCGGTCAGCCGCATCACGGACGAAACGAAGAGGGACTGCGGCAATAG
- the rlmB gene encoding 23S rRNA (guanosine(2251)-2'-O)-methyltransferase RlmB, with product MKRTEHHAEEHADERPSNILAGRHAIAEAIKAGRGINRILLADGLHGNGVRELRDLAREHGITLDIVNRSKLDAAVPEGVRHQGALAYVAPVAYVAVEEIIASARERGEDPLLLLLDGIEDPQNLGALLRTADAAGVHGILLPRRHSVPLTETVARVSAGALEYVPVARIGNIAQTMRALKEQGFWIAGADMSGEETYDRANLTGALVLVIGSEGRGMSRLTRDLCDFTVRLPMCGRINSLNASVAGAILMYEALRQRMAKAAQHG from the coding sequence ATGAAACGGACAGAGCATCACGCTGAGGAGCACGCGGACGAGCGCCCCTCGAACATCCTTGCCGGTCGCCACGCCATTGCGGAGGCGATCAAGGCGGGGCGCGGCATCAACCGCATCCTGCTCGCAGACGGGCTGCATGGAAATGGTGTGCGCGAGCTGCGCGATCTCGCACGTGAGCACGGCATTACGCTGGACATCGTGAATCGCTCCAAGCTGGATGCTGCCGTGCCCGAGGGTGTGCGCCATCAGGGGGCGCTCGCCTATGTCGCACCCGTTGCCTACGTTGCGGTCGAAGAGATCATCGCATCGGCGCGAGAGAGAGGAGAGGATCCGCTCCTGCTCCTGCTCGACGGCATCGAGGATCCGCAGAACCTCGGCGCACTCCTGCGCACGGCGGATGCAGCGGGGGTGCACGGCATCCTCCTGCCGCGCCGTCACAGCGTCCCGCTCACGGAGACGGTGGCACGCGTCTCGGCGGGCGCGCTCGAATACGTCCCCGTTGCGCGCATCGGCAACATCGCGCAGACCATGCGCGCGCTGAAGGAGCAGGGCTTCTGGATTGCGGGCGCGGATATGTCAGGCGAGGAGACCTATGACCGCGCGAACCTCACGGGTGCGCTCGTGCTCGTCATCGGCAGCGAGGGGCGGGGGATGAGCCGCCTCACGCGTGATCTCTGCGACTTTACCGTGCGTCTGCCGATGTGCGGCAGGATCAACTCGCTCAACGCTTCGGTTGCGGGCGCGATCCTGATGTACGAAGCATTGCGTCAGCGCATGGCGAAGGCGGCACAGCATGGCTAG